The window GTTTCATAGCCAAAATATATGAGCAATGATTGTATAAAAACCATGTTGAAGATAGCTGTTGAACTATTTACCAAGGACTGCCACTCCGGGGTATTAATCTTACTGTTTGCTTCTGCCATTGCTGCCATTACCACCGGAAAGTCAGGTAAGCCAAACAACTTATATAATAAGGTCAAGAGTACCGCCATTATACCCATGTCAATTATGAATGCTGTCAATCTACGTAGTCTGGAATTTGTAAATGCCTGTTTTAATGATTTCATACTCTTTCCCCCATTTTTTAATTTTGTCTCTGTAATATCTGCATTCTTGCCGGGAGTACAGATATTACAAAGACACTTTGATAAAGTAATAATATATATTGGAGTATTATTATTAAGCTACAGCTGTTACCTTCTCTTAAACCTGATTCTCAGAAAGATAATGCTTTTTGTCCCAAATTCTTATAAACGGAAGCCAAATTATAAAAGCTACCGCAAATAGTACTACTTGGGCAACAACACCCATAATATTTCCGCCTGTCATCAGGTAACCGCTTATAAAATATGGAGTTGTCCAAGGTATAATAACTCCCGTAGTGTACGGGAATATACCGATTAAAGTACCGAAATATGAAACAGTCGTTACGGCAATAGGTGCTAATATGTATGGAATCATAAGGAATGGATTTAACACAACCGGCAATCCGAATACAACCGGCTCATTTATGTTAAATATACCCGGAACAATTGCTAAACGACCAATCTGCTTTACCAGCTTTGATTTAGCAAATACCAGCATATAAACAACAACTGCTAAAGTCGCGCCTGAACCACCCATCCAAACTCCATTTTCATAGAAGGAATATGTAACAATGTTCGGAAGTTTTTGTGCTCCTGCTTTAAATGCTTCAAGGTTTGCACCGGCATTTGAAATCCAGATTGGCTCCATAACTGCTGTCATAATTGAAGAACCGTGAATACCAAAAGACCAGAGTGTATGTTCAAATAAACATGCAAATACTGTTCCTATGTAAGATGAACCGGCTAACTCTATCGGCTTCTTTAGTACGCTTTGTACAAATGTTGCTAAATCTGACCATGCTGTAAATGAAAAGCCCAATCTTACCAGCATAAAGAAAACTATTATTACAAATCCCGGTACAAGTGCGGTAAAGGAACGTGATACTGTGGGCGGAACAGATTTGGGCATTGTTATAACAAATTTTTTCTGCAACAGAAATCTATATATTTCTGCTACGCTTAATGAAATAACTATTGCAAGAAATAAATACTCAGATGTAAATACTGATGTTTTCCATGCTTCGACTGCTTCTTCTCCTGTGCCAAAGACACTTACAATATTAACAATAAAAAATGCTGCCACAGATAATACACCCGCAGGAATACCATCAATTGGCTTTCCGTCAACTTCATAACTTCCCGCTAAGGAATAGGCAATACCAAAGACTGCAATAAGTGATATGATTCCAATTGTTCCATTCACTGCAACACCCTCAAATGCTTGCCAATTTGCGCCGAATACGGAAGCCATAAAACTTTGGTATGCATCAATAGGTAACTCTGCTAAGATTAGAAAAAGTGAGCCTATAATGAGAAGTGGCATAGTAAACATAATTCCATCTCTCAGTGCTATGAGGTGCTTCTGATTTCCTATTTTTGCAGCAATAGGCATGAATTTTTCTTCGAAAAAACCTTGAACGTTATGTTTTTTGCTACTCATTTTACACATCAACTCCTTATATTTATTTTTTGTTATAAAGTGCCAGAGCATCATTAAGTACTTTTTCACCATTCATAAGTCCATAATCAGACATATTTATTACTTCTATAACAGAAATTTTGTTGGCATATTCTGCTCGCATTCCGGATATCATGTATCTTACCTGAGGGCCTAATAACAAAATATCTGTATCACCCAGATTGTTTTTTATCTCACCCTCTGCCAAAGCCTGCATCTGTACCTCAATCCCCTTAACCTTCGCTGCTTCTTTCATTCTTTCCATAAGCATACTTGTTGACATACCTGCTGAACATACCAAAGTAATATTAACCATTTTTATCCTCCTCCCCTTTTGATTATTTATTTTGTAAATCTCTCATACATTGTTACAATCTCTGCAGCTAAATCTTTAATTAATACGGCACTCATAAGATGATCCTGTGCATGAACCATTATCAGTGCTAATTCCATTTTTTCGCCCTGCATTTCTTTCGTAATTAAATCTGTTTGTATACTGTGAGTGTCCCTCAAGGCTTCTTTAGCCTTTTCAAGGCTTATACGTGCTTCTTCATAGTTACCTTCTCTGGCTGAGTATATTGCTTCCATTGCACAGCTTTTTGCGTCACCGGCTCCTGCAATAATAGACATAGAAGTTTGTAATATATCCATAATACTACTCCTTATTTTTATATTATATTATGTTAACTTTCACC of the Ruminiclostridium papyrosolvens DSM 2782 genome contains:
- the celB gene encoding PTS cellobiose transporter subunit IIC — encoded protein: MSSKKHNVQGFFEEKFMPIAAKIGNQKHLIALRDGIMFTMPLLIIGSLFLILAELPIDAYQSFMASVFGANWQAFEGVAVNGTIGIISLIAVFGIAYSLAGSYEVDGKPIDGIPAGVLSVAAFFIVNIVSVFGTGEEAVEAWKTSVFTSEYLFLAIVISLSVAEIYRFLLQKKFVITMPKSVPPTVSRSFTALVPGFVIIVFFMLVRLGFSFTAWSDLATFVQSVLKKPIELAGSSYIGTVFACLFEHTLWSFGIHGSSIMTAVMEPIWISNAGANLEAFKAGAQKLPNIVTYSFYENGVWMGGSGATLAVVVYMLVFAKSKLVKQIGRLAIVPGIFNINEPVVFGLPVVLNPFLMIPYILAPIAVTTVSYFGTLIGIFPYTTGVIIPWTTPYFISGYLMTGGNIMGVVAQVVLFAVAFIIWLPFIRIWDKKHYLSENQV
- a CDS encoding PTS sugar transporter subunit IIB — its product is MVNITLVCSAGMSTSMLMERMKEAAKVKGIEVQMQALAEGEIKNNLGDTDILLLGPQVRYMISGMRAEYANKISVIEVINMSDYGLMNGEKVLNDALALYNKK
- a CDS encoding PTS lactose/cellobiose transporter subunit IIA — translated: MDILQTSMSIIAGAGDAKSCAMEAIYSAREGNYEEARISLEKAKEALRDTHSIQTDLITKEMQGEKMELALIMVHAQDHLMSAVLIKDLAAEIVTMYERFTK